In Mus pahari unplaced genomic scaffold, PAHARI_EIJ_v1.1 scaffold_10094_1, whole genome shotgun sequence, the genomic window TAAAAGTTTTTAGGCATAAATTCTTAAAAGCGATTTTGGTTTGCTTATTCCTAACTTTGGATCACAGTAAGTATTCTTAAATTTTGAAGGGAAATATAAGTTCTATTAAAGTATATCTGTGAACATGTATCATTTGATAATGTTAAAAGTAATTCAGAAATTTTCTTAATGGGATTgatggaatgaaaataaatcatcATAATagatttagaaattaattttggattttcaggaaataaaaacatcttgTTATAATTAAGAGTTATGTATCTTATTAGAGTCTATGATATTCttcttgaaaactgaaaactCTTTTGTAATCATAATTGACATCATTAAAGAATAAGTAATTGAAGAATAAttgttttcaagttttgttgaccATATGTTCAATATTTCAATTGGGTTTGCTcaattaataaaaagattaaaaacacagAATTATAAGTAGACTCTGGTGTCAAAAGCTTATCATGTACTCACAAACTCAACTGTAATAAGTCCTCTtaattaatttgatattttcgTGCTATTTGCCTAATCTGAAATAAACATAATAGTATTTTTGTTTATCAGATCATATGTAAGTGATGTTTTATAAATCCATCTATTTGATCAGTTAAATTTCTTTCAACtgcaaactataaaataatatgaagatTAAGAGATGAAGCAATTATAAGAAGACCTttaaacaaaaatagataaatactgTTCTGAAATTCAGGCTAAGTATTGTATTTAACTTCCCCACATTTCAGGACTGTTCACTATGAGTACCTGCAATCATACAAATGAACATGAGTTCATGCTTGTGGGGCTGACAGATTCCAAGGAGATTCAGCTGGTCCTCTCTGTGCTGTTTCTCCTGATATACATATTCACTGTGTTGGGAAACATGGGTATAATACTGATCATTCATCTAGATGACCAGCTCCACACTCCGATGTATTTTTTCCTCACCCACTTGTCATTCCTTGACCTCAGTTACTCAACTGTAGTCACACCTAAAACCTTACAGAACCTGCTGACCTGCATAAAAAGTATTTCCTTCATTGGATGCTTCACCCAGTTGTATTTCTTTGCTCTCTTGGCAAGTGCTGAATGTTTTATACTGTCATcaatggcctatgatcgctatgttGCTATCTGCAACCCTCTACACTATCCAGTTATTATGTCCCCTAGGCGCTCATGTGCTCTTATCACTGTGTCCTACATGACTGGAACTTTGGttgcctctgtcactgtctctacCTTAAGCACATTGGATTTCTGCAACTCCACGGTAATTCATCACTTCTTTTGTGATACATTCCCAATTTTAGCTCTGTCCTGCAGTAATACATATAATGCAGAAGTCATTATATTCATTGTAGCTGGTTTTACTCTTTTGCTGTCACTCATCATGATATCCTCATCCTATGTATCTATTCTCACTACAATTTTGAAGATAAATTCTTCTTCAGGAAAGCACAAAGCCTTCTCCACATGTGCCTCACATCTTATAGGAGTCACTGTTTTTTATGGTACAATGAactttacttatttaaaaacaagtaaGTCCTACTCTTTGGGAAAGGATCAAGTAGCTTCTGTTTTTTATACTATTGTGATCCCCATGCTGAATCCACTTATCTATAGTCTCAGGAACAAAGAAGTGAAAAGTGCTGTCATTAGAGTTATGAAGAAGAGAGAGTGCacccagaaattaaaataatatagttgGTAAACTTTtaatacttactttttttttttctattgagttCCCTAGCTTCTTTCTTGGcaacaaaattaaagacttgtttcttttttctagttGTGTGGAACTTCCCACACAAAAATATAGTTTGGGCATGTCTAAGAATGGGACTTTAAAAGTCTATGTCataaatggaaatgaagacaTGCACATTAAATCCatgctttaaatatttgtgttcatCAGAACAAATAGCATGGTAATatcaaaaatatgtatttgtaattCTTAAGCTTATGTAGAATTTAATATATTATGAAACATCAGTTGTTTGTTTTAGGAAACATATCTGTGGCACATTAACAATTTCTAAACTCATCCTTTTTGTAATATGAAATCGTTCATTATATGTCCTACCTGTAGAAagtgaataaaatgtaaatttcagtTTAATCatttgcacaaaataaataataagtctaTGTCAATGTGATAAAAAATGGATATGACAGTAAAGAAACTGAAAGTCTCTGCTAATTATAATTTAAGGATATTGCTAAATATTTTTGCATAATATGCTTGTAgtatattcacaaatatttaactgttttttcagttaatttaatCACAGTTAAATAGCttgagataaataaaattaatagtctTGAAACTTCTACTAGTGTTAAATTAGTGAAGGAAACTAAATGATAGGAAAATGGTATATTGTAATATTGTTGACAATATGGAAAATAATTAAGGTTATTACAGAAAAGACACACTGTCATAATTACTGATATCTGTGCCCATATTCATCTCAGTTAATAATTTCATTGCACATCTGAAAATGTATGAAGAGTCAACAAGTTAATGTTTCCCCTCAATATTCTCTCATAAATTTGTTCACACACTTAAAATCCTAATATTTGATCATGCTTGTCATTACAAGTTGTGAGTTGAGTGTACTCTCAGTGTGTGGGCAAGATACATTACATTAGCGCTCATATCTCATAAATACATTAAGTCAGAAGTCTGAATGCAGCAATAACCCCTGTATTTACTTGCTAAACTTCTAAAACTTGGATCATTTGCAATATAGCAagtagtgtttcttctgtatgCTGTTGCCCTGCCTTTATCATATTACATTACATTTGTAACTTTTTGAATTAGTTTCTTCTGTATGCTGTTGCCCTGCCTTTATCTCATTACATTACATTGGtaacttttttaattaattgatgtaCAGAGATTTCAGTGCATTATAGGACAGAAATTCTCTAAGGCATGATATTAACAATGGATTCATGGTTCTTTTGGaatcacaaacatttttaaataaagtaataaatttatattatttttatacttatatcAATATATCATACATTTTTGTTTAATGTACCTTTCTTTAATTTAAACTTCACTTTATAAAATGTAGTTCAGGgcttggagagatgactcagtggttaagagtactgcctGCTATTCCAAAAGACACAAGTACTATTCATAGTACATCatatggcagctcaaaactggcACAGGTTCCATTTGATCTGACACTGTCACACAGTCatataggcaggcaaaacacaatgCACACTGaataaaaaaagttttcaagGAGGATTAATGAAAACTTAATCCCACTCTCTAAGAATTTAACTTTTTTGTTGATctcttataattatataaatatgaattatacatgtatatattattttctgaaatacacattaattattaatttagaactatatttattatcatatgtattcaaatattttgattttacaaacATTAAACTCTACAGTTTATTCAAATATTGAAGAcatgtatattttcttattttaatgattttaacaGTGGTATAATATTATATCAACAgtctaaaagaaatgttataGTCATTTTTCTCCAGGGATGGTACTGTCTACAATCTATATTGTTGTTCTTGATTTATATTTGTGCTTATTAATAACactttattaaatgtttataattaactttttatagtttgtttaatttaaattttgactATGCCTCATTccatatattttcttcatattcagttcatttttatttctgggaTTAACCATGAattaatttttgaataaaattttatcattatatTATGCATGCAGACTTAACTCAATGGTTTGTAGTGTAACATATTTATAGGAATGTGCCTGCAATACAACTGTCAACTTTAAAATAACTTCTCCCGATTTTACtcattttttcaatatttatttttacacatagAACAAGTGCTGATCTCATGCTTGGTCGGGGAAATCTCTGTCCTCCATGGGGCAACAGTTAATGCAGAGAGTAGGTGGCTACAGCATGCTCATTCCTAAAGTACCCATCTCCAATGTGTACAGCATCCTGAGACTGCAATTGTATCCCCTCTGCCAACATTGCCTTGtactttcctcctcttccttcatctctgCTAGCTCATATTTTCCTACTAGTGTACCTTCcctgaatgtatatgtgtttgtaggTTTCAGGTCTTGTGCAAATTGCCATAGCTCTTGTCTGCTCATTATAGTGACACCCAAGACACAAGCAAACATGTGTTTCACATTACTCTTCTAAATCCCACAGCTGCCTGTCTTCTACAATATTACCTGGGCCTTGTAGTGAGTGATATTGAAATCTTATGTAGGACTGGGTTCTCAACTATTACTTTTACCACTGTGTAGTTTAGAATCTCTGCATTAACTGTTACCTACTAGAATAAGAAGCTTCTTTGAGGAAAGCTTAGTGTGGCACTAATCAATGTGTATAACCACACACATCTAGAAGGCAGTTATCCTTTCATATTTACTTTATACATTTACCTTACTTTAGTCCTGTGTATTTTTCTGGCGAGAAAACTTACACTGTATGTGTTAGCAAAAGTAGTCAAAAATTTGTAACTTCATGTACCGTACTTTTAATCGTGTTATTTGTTTACGTGTAACAGATGTGTAccttggtgttcatgtgggtcCCATAAAAATTGCAATGATCTGATTTGATGTACCAGGGCAGGTTGGAACCCAGGTAGAGTAGGTGGTGCTCTGTGATCTAGatgaaatgtgaacaaataaataaattaatggaaaaaaaaaagtctgctacAGATAAATTCACACCAGATCTCATAACAATGTCAGTTTCTTCTAAGTTGACCCACTGCACATATAATAGAAGGAAGTTCAGAGGAAGCTAATTTGAAACATCAATCCTTAAGAAACAGATAACATTAATTTTAACAAGTGAAAGACATGAGATCATAAAGCATAAACAATTACATGTGTGGCtatctattttcctttctattgAAGCCATATGGCATTACTccattaataatgataaaagcaaaacaaaacaaaactctagctttgtggacaacaacaacaaaaatatgccAACATTATTTAATCTTATTTGGGCTGTCTAATTTATAATAAGTGATTGAAACATTTATATAATATGATTACATAAGAAAATACATACTGCACTTGAAAGAGTTTATACGTgctatttaatttaattactatAACTTCCATGGATACTATCCTTTAATACCTTAGCTAACTGAGTAGAAATGCAATCACACAGTACACTGAGGTTACCAtcaacattttttcatttttatttagatattttctttacttatatttcaaattttatccccttttctcattttacCTCCCCAAACCTCcatatccctttccccctccccctgctcactaaaccacccactccagcttccctgtcctggcaattccctacactggggcatcaagtcttcacaagaCAAaaagcctctcctctcattgatgtcccataaggccatcctttgctacatatacagttgaagtcttgagtccctccttgagtactcttttgttggtggtttattctttgggagatctgggggtacaggataattcatattgttgttcccccgaTAGGGccacaaaccccttcagttcattgggtcctttctctagctctttcattggggaccctgtgctcagtccaatggatggataTGAACCTCTGTTTGTAGGTATGGGACAGTCAACAGAGACTTGGTGCCACATGGAAGAGAATGGGGACAAGAAATCAACAGCAAGTCAAGATGTCTGATCAAGctgataaatttttatttttcccacataGTTTATATACTCATGGGAGCAGAAATGGGTATGGAGTGGGGTCTCTTTGTCTCTGggtaatgcacctgttcccaggaACAAGATATTGACTGCCTAAACAGTTCAGTAGGAAGGTCAGAACAGAATGGGCAATTAGACACCcatccacaagatctatagctgtTATTTCTCTGCTGACTTCAAGACCTATGTCTATTTATACTCAGATGGGCTAGTACATTCCCACAGAGGCTAACACTGTGTGCCAGAAAGCACTTAAGATAGTTAATATTTAAACAAGGTCAGTCCCAACAAGCCTCCACTTCTGAGTATGTCAATCACTGGTAGAGTCTATCAAgaaacagttatatcaggctcctgtcagcaagcatttcttcacatccacaatagtgtctgggtttggtaactgtagaGGGGAGGAATCCCAGGTGGGACAATCACTGGATGACCtttacttcagtttcttctccaaattttgtctctgtatattctcccatgagtattttgatcACCCTTcaaagaagtatccacactgtggtctacttcttcttgagcttcatgtaatCTAtgaatgtatcttgggtattctgaacttctggacTAAACAACCAACATTTTATCTCTTCATTCTAATCAAATTGTGTTTCATTAGAAGGTCAAAACATAGGAGAAATTTGCAACTGTAATGATAGTTTCTTGGGTCATGATACTAatatgaaaagtttaaaaatgtagatTGAATTGAATCTACAAAACAAATCATTATGTGATATAACCATATTACCTAAATTATTATGCCTCTTTATCTCAAAAGCTGAGACTCAAGGTATTTTTTCCAATACTCACCTATAAAATAACCTCTATAAAGCCCACGATATAAAAGAGAATCAATTCTCCTTTTCTGGTATTTAcgctaactcaaacaaatcagtggcctttctctacacaaaggatatacagcctgagaaagaaattagggaaacaacacccttcacaacagtcacaaatgatataaaataccttggtgtgNCTCtaaataagcaagtgaaagatctgtgtgataagaacttcaagtctctgaagaaagaaattgaagatctcaNAAGataaaaagatctcccatgctcatggattggcaggatcaatatagtaaaaatggctatcttgccaaaagcaaNctacagattcaatgtaatccccatcaaaattccaactcaactcttcacagagttagatagggcaattttaaaattcatctgaaataacaaaaaaaaatctagcatagcaaaaactattctcaacaacaaaagaacctctggtgaaatcaccatgcctgacctcaagctgtactacagaacaattgtgataaaaaagtGAATGGTACTGGTAAAGcaacagatagatagatcaatggaatagaattgaagacccagaaataaatccacacacctatggtcacttgatctttgacaagggagctaaaatcatccagtggaaaaaagacaacattgcAAAAATGTTACAGGCACaattggcagttatcatgtagaagaatgtgatctggtccatttttatctctttgtacaaagctcaagtctaagtggatcaaagaactccacataaaaccagagtctgaaacttatagaggagaaagtggggaaaagtctcgaagatatgggcataggagaaaagttcctgaacagaacagcaatggtttgtgctgtaagatcgagaattgacataTGGAACCtcattaaattgcaaagcttatgtaaggcaaaagacacttttaataagacaaaaaggccaccaaaagattgggaaagtatctttactaatcctaaatcaaacaggggactaatatccaatatatataaagaaatcaagaagatggaGTCCAGAAAGTCAAATAGCTGTCTCTATGAGGtcatgccagtacctggcaaacacagaagtggattctcacagccatctacaggatggaacacaggggccccaatggaggagcaagagaaagaacccaaggtactgaaggggtctgcaaccctatagatggaaaaaCAGTATAAACTAACCAATATccccagagatcctgtctctagctgcatatgtggcagaagatggcctagtcggccatcattgggaagagaggcccataggtcttgcaaactttatataccccagtacaagggaatgccagggccaagaagtgggagtgggtggttggggaacagggtgaggggggtatagggaacttttgggataatatttgaaatgtaaatgaagaaaacatctaataaaaaataaaaaataaaataaaataaaataaaataaaataaaataaaataaaataaatggggtagagagctaaacaaagaattctcaactgaggcataccgaatggctgagaagcacctgaaaacatgttcagcatccttaatcatcagggaaatgcaattcaaaacaacgctgatattccacctcacactagtcagaatggctaagatcaaaaattcaggtgacagcagactctggccaggatgtggagaaagaggatcactcctccattgttggtgggattgcaagctgtacaACCagtctgaaaatcagtctggcggttcctcagaaaattagacatagtactactggaagacccagcaataccactcttgggcatatatccagaagatgctccaacttataataaggacacatattctactatgttcatatGAGCCTTATTTAtcttagccagaagctggaaagaacccagatgtccctcaacagaggaatggatacagaaactgtggtacatttacacaatggaatagtactcaccaattaaaaacaatgagttctgaaattcttaggcaaatggatgcatctggaggatatcatcctgagtgaaggaacccaatcacaaaggaacgaacatgatatacactcactgataagtggatattagcccagaaacttagaataccaaatacaacttgcaaaacacatgaaactcaagaagaagaccaaagtgtggatactttgttccttcttagaatggggaacaaaatacccatggatggcgttacagagacaaagtttggagctgagacagaaggaaggaccatccagagactgccccacctagggatccaccccatatataaccaccaaacccagacaatatagcatatgctagaaagatttt contains:
- the LOC110315586 gene encoding olfactory receptor 8H1-like, which encodes MSTCNHTNEHEFMLVGLTDSKEIQLVLSVLFLLIYIFTVLGNMGIILIIHLDDQLHTPMYFFLTHLSFLDLSYSTVVTPKTLQNLLTCIKSISFIGCFTQLYFFALLASAECFILSSMAYDRYVAICNPLHYPVIMSPRRSCALITVSYMTGTLVASVTVSTLSTLDFCNSTVIHHFFCDTFPILALSCSNTYNAEVIIFIVAGFTLLLSLIMISSSYVSILTTILKINSSSGKHKAFSTCASHLIGVTVFYGTMNFTYLKTSKSYSLGKDQVASVFYTIVIPMLNPLIYSLRNKEVKSAVIRVMKKRECTQKLK